A window of the bacterium genome harbors these coding sequences:
- a CDS encoding T9SS type A sorting domain-containing protein, translating to MGSVGPFALIKDQEIEVLIGYEVDRSTTPLGGITAVRAISDAVQEFYENNFGYPIVSVEDEIPIVTEFKLEQNFPNPFNPSTKIKFTIPSVERIPRIVFTTLKVYDVLGNEIATLVNEELSAGEYEVEFSPESSIKNPASGIYFYTLRSGLFIQTKKMILLK from the coding sequence ATGGGTTCAGTAGGACCTTTTGCTCTGATAAAAGATCAGGAAATAGAAGTATTAATCGGTTACGAAGTTGATAGAAGCACAACACCACTTGGCGGAATTACTGCAGTACGTGCAATCTCCGATGCCGTACAAGAATTTTATGAAAATAATTTTGGTTACCCGATTGTTTCTGTAGAAGATGAAATACCAATAGTAACGGAATTTAAACTCGAACAAAACTTTCCGAATCCATTCAATCCCAGTACAAAAATAAAATTTACAATCCCATCAGTAGAGAGGATCCCGCGGATCGTCTTTACAACATTAAAGGTTTACGATGTTCTTGGAAATGAAATAGCAACGCTAGTAAACGAAGAACTATCTGCCGGTGAATACGAAGTTGAGTTTTCACCAGAATCCAGTATCAAGAATCCAGCATCCGGAATTTACTTCTACACTCTCCGTTCTGGTTTATTCATTCAAACAAAGAAAATGATTCTCTTGAAATAA